The following proteins are encoded in a genomic region of Candidatus Palauibacter soopunensis:
- a CDS encoding DUF87 domain-containing protein, giving the protein SGMNWRLALSELEAERSHLRLDGEPVILYSLLSPPGQAHANLLKDLYCLDAVLTVSLEWRPWTVEKARRRIRGAQRHYFSRRYSMMAHMRETEGTASAMVDSAAAAESDRLGSALVELEADGVAYGEASLTVALHGELDEIERLDGDVRRLFAAHDAKVVREGFGQLPVWFSRLPAQPRRRQVRSVVVSAGLAACLAPVFGPPRGSARSSHLRRESLAVLETPWRTAYHYDLFAGDVGHTLILGATGSGKSFTLNFLLVEALKYGPRVLILDLGGSYRWLTRFLGGSYLELTPGETESGLRLQPFALPPTTRTFQFLTGWVQRLLRLGGYEPGGADTSEIRARVEDLYAFDRDRRTLGVLAGSLPSAMWPALSRWTGDGAWGRYFDNAPGGTADLEFRDWQVIDLAGAAEHADLCEAALSYLLERMRLEIEDPAEAARLKLMVVDEAWRYLADPAVLAYLAEAAKTWRKKNAALVLATQSAVDVTGTPGASALLESVPTKLFLANPELPEEVGTLFRLNESEVSRVRELTPKRELYLRRPDEAAVLRLEVDPQSYWLYTSSPLDAEKRAEAVAKHGLVRALEVLTRPNTPQPTNRKDVTP; this is encoded by the coding sequence GGTGCTGACGGTCTCGCTCGAATGGCGGCCGTGGACGGTCGAGAAGGCGCGGCGGCGGATCCGGGGCGCGCAGCGCCATTACTTCTCGCGCCGCTACTCGATGATGGCGCACATGCGCGAGACCGAGGGCACGGCGTCGGCGATGGTCGATTCGGCGGCTGCGGCGGAATCGGACCGGCTTGGAAGTGCGCTTGTCGAACTCGAAGCGGACGGCGTGGCCTACGGCGAGGCGTCGCTCACCGTGGCACTCCACGGCGAACTGGACGAGATCGAGCGGCTGGACGGCGACGTGCGCCGCCTCTTCGCCGCGCATGACGCGAAGGTGGTCCGGGAGGGCTTCGGCCAACTCCCGGTCTGGTTCTCGCGGCTCCCGGCCCAGCCGCGCAGGCGGCAGGTGCGGAGCGTCGTGGTGTCGGCCGGACTGGCCGCATGCCTCGCGCCCGTGTTCGGACCGCCGAGGGGTTCGGCGCGCAGCAGCCATCTCCGCCGCGAGTCGCTGGCGGTGCTGGAGACCCCGTGGCGCACCGCGTACCACTACGACCTGTTCGCGGGCGACGTGGGCCACACGCTGATCCTGGGCGCGACGGGCTCGGGCAAGAGCTTCACGCTCAACTTCCTCCTGGTCGAGGCGCTGAAGTACGGTCCCCGGGTGCTGATTCTGGACCTGGGCGGCTCCTACCGCTGGCTGACCCGGTTCCTCGGCGGCTCCTACCTGGAGCTGACGCCGGGCGAGACGGAGTCCGGCCTCAGACTTCAGCCGTTCGCGCTGCCGCCCACCACGCGCACGTTCCAGTTCCTGACCGGCTGGGTCCAGCGTCTGCTTCGCCTCGGCGGCTACGAGCCGGGCGGGGCGGACACGAGCGAGATCAGGGCACGGGTCGAGGACCTGTATGCGTTCGACCGGGACCGCAGGACCCTCGGCGTGCTGGCGGGTTCGCTCCCGTCGGCGATGTGGCCCGCTCTGAGCCGCTGGACCGGCGACGGGGCGTGGGGCCGCTACTTCGACAACGCGCCGGGCGGGACGGCCGACCTGGAGTTCCGGGACTGGCAGGTGATCGACCTAGCGGGCGCGGCCGAGCACGCGGATCTGTGCGAGGCGGCGCTGTCGTACCTGCTGGAGCGCATGAGGCTGGAGATCGAGGACCCGGCCGAAGCCGCCCGTCTCAAGCTGATGGTGGTGGACGAGGCGTGGCGCTATCTGGCCGATCCGGCGGTGCTCGCGTATCTGGCCGAGGCGGCGAAGACGTGGCGGAAGAAGAACGCGGCGCTGGTGCTCGCCACGCAGTCGGCGGTGGACGTGACCGGGACGCCCGGCGCATCGGCGCTGCTGGAGTCGGTGCCGACCAAGCTGTTCCTCGCCAACCCCGAGTTGCCGGAGGAGGTCGGGACGCTCTTTCGGCTGAACGAGTCGGAGGTGTCGCGGGTCCGGGAACTCACACCGAAGCGCGAACTGTATCTCCGCCGCCCGGACGAGGCGGCGGTGCTCCGGCTCGAAGTCGATCCTCAGAGCTACTGGCTCTACACGTCGTCGCCGCTGGACGCCGAGAAGCGCGCCGAGGCGGTGGCGAAGCACGGGCTGGTCCGGGCACTCGAAGTGCTGACCCGGCCCAACACACCCCAACCAACGAACCGAAAGGACGTGACACCATGA
- a CDS encoding TrbG/VirB9 family P-type conjugative transfer protein, producing MKTPTLAILLGLAVVVLTLLLAAVPADAAAQQPQEDAAFLRVPVGGEGDELIPRLRARVRHTTLIVLPAGERILDFVVGDSEYWHLTGAANVAYLKPLAEDGETNVALVCESGRIYSFLVSEHGEKPPHLVVRVDPGAESPDGVAGAPGFVARSEVVAYRRMAAEAAEAARRARVEAEAGIIEAGRQARAEIEAFRAGYPGRLRFEYRLDSEALKRPFLVEAMWHDGRFTYIRSRAQEAPALYELKDGEPALVAFDLSGDGLYVARHVLDDGWLQIGDRRLRWRFEPGEENR from the coding sequence ATGAAAACTCCAACCTTGGCGATCCTGCTCGGGCTCGCCGTTGTCGTGTTGACGCTGCTGCTGGCTGCGGTTCCTGCCGATGCCGCCGCGCAGCAGCCCCAAGAAGACGCCGCCTTCCTCCGCGTGCCGGTGGGCGGAGAAGGCGACGAACTGATCCCCCGCCTACGCGCGCGCGTGCGCCACACAACCTTAATCGTCCTTCCGGCCGGGGAGCGGATCCTCGACTTCGTGGTCGGCGACTCGGAGTACTGGCACCTGACGGGCGCGGCGAACGTCGCGTACCTGAAGCCGCTGGCCGAGGACGGGGAGACGAACGTCGCGCTCGTTTGCGAGTCGGGCCGCATCTATTCGTTTCTGGTCTCGGAGCACGGCGAGAAGCCGCCACACCTCGTTGTCCGGGTCGATCCGGGCGCGGAGTCGCCGGACGGTGTCGCGGGCGCTCCCGGGTTCGTCGCCCGGAGCGAGGTGGTGGCCTACCGGCGGATGGCCGCCGAGGCGGCGGAGGCCGCCCGCAGGGCTCGGGTGGAGGCCGAGGCCGGGATCATCGAAGCCGGGCGGCAGGCCCGGGCGGAGATCGAGGCGTTCCGCGCCGGGTATCCGGGACGTCTCCGGTTCGAGTACCGGCTGGACTCGGAGGCGTTGAAGCGGCCGTTCCTGGTCGAGGCGATGTGGCACGACGGGCGGTTCACCTACATCCGGTCGCGCGCGCAGGAGGCGCCCGCGCTGTACGAACTCAAGGACGGCGAACCGGCGCTGGTCGCGTTCGACCTCTCGGGCGACGGCCTCTACGTCGCCCGTCATGTCCTGGACGACGGATGGCTCCAGATCGGCGACAGGCGGCTTCGGTGGCGGTTCGAGCCGGGGGAGGAGAACCGATGA
- a CDS encoding TrbI/VirB10 family protein translates to MSRWKQLVKPPKGALPGGIVTKAGIALIAVLVAGMLFSWSLTGPQADPMATGTAPEPRAVDDRVGRALQGRLRAEAERQAQQAAANEARTGLEGRRDAAAEHPVEVETRDAPRGAVGIGMGQAEWELREALRLEEIERRTRSLRSSPVARTYRDPGGVRGGVGASPAAPEPPEAALDATLASLERSVAVFENEWAAGLAGRAFPASPGVASKTPPRTSGTAEPGRVVRQDDPPGWERIREGSFLEAVLLTQLSGDFPGPVLAMVSVPFHSADRQRVLIPRGARVVGTAQAVHHRDQSRLAVAFHRLLLPDGGWIDLEFAGLNQAGEGALRDRVNRHYFSTFAAAGAVGALSGLTLAGASPYGLQAGVGQGLGNSATSVLDRFLNRMPEITIRAGHRLRIWLTSDVLIPTPIHAEHR, encoded by the coding sequence ATGAGCCGCTGGAAGCAGTTGGTGAAGCCGCCGAAGGGCGCGCTTCCGGGCGGCATCGTCACCAAGGCCGGGATTGCGCTGATCGCGGTGCTGGTCGCCGGGATGCTGTTCTCTTGGTCGCTGACGGGTCCCCAGGCGGACCCGATGGCCACCGGCACCGCACCGGAGCCGCGAGCGGTGGACGACCGCGTGGGCCGGGCGCTTCAGGGGCGGCTGCGCGCGGAGGCCGAGCGCCAGGCCCAGCAGGCGGCGGCCAACGAGGCCCGTACCGGCCTGGAGGGCCGGCGGGATGCCGCCGCCGAGCATCCGGTCGAAGTCGAGACACGGGACGCGCCTCGCGGTGCCGTCGGCATCGGTATGGGCCAGGCCGAGTGGGAACTTCGAGAGGCGCTACGTCTTGAAGAGATCGAGCGGCGAACGCGCTCGCTCCGCTCTTCTCCGGTCGCCCGGACGTACCGCGATCCGGGCGGTGTGCGCGGTGGCGTGGGAGCTTCCCCGGCGGCACCGGAACCGCCCGAGGCCGCGCTCGACGCCACACTTGCTTCTTTGGAGCGGTCGGTCGCCGTCTTCGAAAACGAGTGGGCGGCCGGGCTGGCCGGACGGGCGTTTCCCGCTTCCCCCGGAGTTGCATCGAAAACCCCGCCCCGAACGTCCGGCACGGCGGAGCCCGGACGCGTTGTTCGGCAGGATGACCCGCCGGGCTGGGAGCGCATCCGCGAGGGCTCGTTTCTCGAAGCGGTGCTCCTGACGCAACTCTCGGGCGACTTCCCCGGCCCGGTGCTCGCGATGGTGTCGGTGCCGTTCCATTCGGCCGACCGCCAGCGGGTGCTGATCCCGCGCGGCGCGCGCGTCGTCGGGACCGCCCAAGCGGTTCATCACCGGGACCAGAGCCGTCTCGCCGTCGCGTTCCACCGGCTGCTGCTGCCCGATGGCGGCTGGATCGACCTGGAGTTCGCGGGCCTCAACCAAGCGGGCGAAGGCGCGCTTCGGGACCGGGTCAACCGCCACTACTTCTCGACGTTCGCCGCGGCCGGGGCCGTCGGCGCCCTGAGCGGGCTCACGCTGGCCGGGGCCTCGCCCTACGGGCTCCAGGCAGGCGTCGGCCAGGGGCTCGGCAACAGCGCCACCTCGGTGCTCGACCGGTTCCTCAACCGGATGCCCGAGATCACGATCCGCGCAGGCCACCGGCTCCGCATCTGGCTCACGTCCGATGTCCTGATCCCAACCCCCATCCACGCCGAACACCGCTGA